One Phyllopteryx taeniolatus isolate TA_2022b chromosome 3, UOR_Ptae_1.2, whole genome shotgun sequence genomic window, TTGTGATTCATGTGCTAAAAGAAGTCCGAAAATCAATTTTGATCGCTTCAAAAAAGCTCTTCGCGCAGATGTTCGCGAGGCGGAAGCTCCATCCAAGCAccttcagccaatcacagatgcGATGACTTTATGATTGAGCACAGAAGTAGGTGCGATATTGTCGTGCagaatggtgtttttttcctAAACGGAGAAAGACAAGCTTCCCCGAATCGTTTTCTTATGCCAAAATTAACCAATGCATTTGAAAAGAAACACCTGAATGAGAATCTCCCTGTTATTATGGAAGACAACTCTTCGCTCCTccccttccccctcctgagtTGCAATAAACTATTATCATTAAGTCTTTCATTTCTTTAGATTTGTGGGTTTTCACTGATTTCTTTAGTGCACTATacttatttttaaccacaaacactgataaaaaaaaaaaagataagtaTAACTTCATTTTGGGCTGGAACGTattcattgcatttccattcatttcaatgacaaACATGACTTTAGTTTAAGAATGTTACGGGTTACACACGGGGTCACGGAACTAACTGAGTTCGTCACACGAAGTTCCACAGTAATGTTTTACACACGCGGACATTATAGAATATAAAAATGGTACTTCAGACCATTTTTATATTCtataatgtccatccatccattttctaccgcttatccgaggtcgggtcgcgggggcagtagctttagcagggacgctcagacttccctctccccagccgcttcatccagctcttccggtgggaccccgaggcgttcccgggccagccgagagacggagtctctccggcgtgtcctggttCGTCCCcgggggtctccttccggtgggacgtgcccggaacacctcatcagggaggaatcagggcatgccacccttttccgactgaggaccacggtctcagatttggaggtgctgattctcatcccagccacttcattctaTAATgtcaataatgtaaaatatctgCGTTCATACATCCATTATCTAAACCGCGtgtcctcaccagggtcgcgcgTGTGCCGGCAccgatctcagctgacttcgggcaagaggtcaccagccaatcacagggtacatatagacacacaaccattcatAGTCTTTGATCAACCTACACGCATGTGACGACGAAAGAGgagaaaccgcagtgcccggagaaaagacaccagttgttcaccgtgccgccaatattcATCATATTCATCATATTCATCCGTCATTTTTCATGGAGATACGGTTAGTCtaggcacagtgaacgactagttggcacaactgcctcacagttcaaaggtCGTGGGTTCCTGtctgcagtttgcatgttctccctgtgcctgcgtgtttTCGTCCCTTGTGTTGGCGTTACTTGTTTACCTTCATTCTCACCTTTGTCCGTTCGTGTCCCTCGCGATTCGCGCTGGCGGTCCGCTTTGTCTTGAGCCTCTTCTTTCCTGGCAGACCGAGCTGGGCATCTTGGCGTAGGTAACGCCTACTGCCACCTACTGACCGGTGTGTAATTCCGTGCTACATTTATGGCAAGGACGAACAGATAGCGGCAACATTCACTTGTGGCGTCCCGCCACGAAAAAATGGGTTCCGGGTTCTCCGAGCAGATGCGACCCAGTGACCGTGACGTTTCAAATGGCGTCGCTTGCGCTAAAAATTAGACCTAAATAGTGCACGTGGACCATCATTGGTAAGAAGAACGGGGCTGGCAGTACAATAGGTCGTGCACATCAgtcatcaattgttttttcggATGGATTTTAGAGCCGTTGAAAGTGCTTTTTTTGAATATGCCGCAAAGATGTTGCCGCTGCTTTTCACACTGCGCGAGGAAAAGCGCCCGATGCCCTCGACCTTCCCATTCACGTGTAAACGTTTTGACGCAATGCCGAGCGTCTCGTGAGTGCAGAGGGCGTCGGCGCAAAGAAGAATGTTCTAAACTGGCGCGTTGACGCGGTGTCGTCAAAAGGCTCCTTCGATGGGAGAGAGGCTGGCGGAGTGACATCTGAGTCCTATTTGGGCGGACATGTACTGTAACCGGCAAAGGGGAAAATGGAGGACGCTCTAATACGTGCGCTTTCTCTTTGTCCCGAAATCTCTGCTTAGCCTGAAATATACCTCAAAGCGGCCCGGGTAAAATGGGAGCTCGCGAACAAGCTGAAACTCTCCGAGGTTCCGACGAGCCATGAGAATGGGATGAACccgtatcctttttttttttctgcagttcGTCTTAAAATGATCAACGCCAGGGCTTTCTTTTGTGAAAAAGGCAGTGGCATCTGGCGAGGTGCGGTCTACGTCTTCAGCGGGAAAAACCTTTGCGTTCACTTCCTGGTGGCCCGCTACGTCAGCATTTCCAAATACGGGATGCCGGCAAAATTGCGAGCTGAGCGAATGCAGCGTGAAAGGGCCTTCAGACACTTTCTTGATGAATCAGTTGCTCGACACTCGATTCCTGAATTGATGATAAGGTTTCGCTCGACTTTGGGGGCAGAGCGCAAGAGCGGACGGACGTGGGATGGACGTGCGATGTAGAGACGCTGTTCCTCGCTTGTGTTATGTCCAGGTGTGTGATGCGTCGGCTGCGCTGCGCTAGCCAGGAGTCAGTTTTAGGTGCTGGGGGCGTGGCCTCTTTGGAGCTGAAAATGGACCAATCGGTGATCATCAAACCCGTTCACTCGTCGCTTCTGGGCCAGGACTACTGCTTCGAGGTCAGATATCCGTCTGTCAGTCGGCTCGCCGGCGCCGTGACCGTCTTGAGTCTCATGGTGTCGCGTGCGGCCGTTCGCCAGGTGACGACCTCTACGGGGACCAAGTGCTTCTCGTGCCGCTCGGCGGCTGAGCGAGACAAGTGGATGGAGAACCTGCGCCGAGCCGTGCAGCCCAACAAAGACAACAGCCGACGCGTGGAGAACCTTCTGACGCTGTGGGTCATCGAAGCCAAGGACCTACCCGCCAAGAAGAGGTGACGTCTCCTTCCGTCACCTCATCTCCTTTCTTACCGTTGCCTCGTCTGCTTCCTTCACCTCATGTCCTTCCTTCGCCTCGTCTCCTTCCGTCACCTCATCTCCTTTCTTACCGTTGCCTCGTCTGCTTCCTTCACCTCATCTCCTACTGTTGCCTTGTCTCCTTCCTTCGCCTCGTCTCCTTCCTTTGCTTCGTCGTCGTCCTTTGCCTTTTCTCCTTTCTTCACCTCATCTCCTTCCGATGCCTCGTGTTCTTCCTTCGCCTCGTCTCCTTCCCTCGCCTCCATTGATCATTCGTCACTTGTGTCCATCGATGAAAACCTCAGGTGGGGGACTCCAGCCGCGCGACTTGACTCGGTTCAGACTCGGGTCACCAATTCGCGggctgaaactgatgaaagactCCCCTTGACTTTGATTTGGTATTCATAAGACTCAACTTGAGCTGAAAATCTTTCCTGTTCACATTTGAAGATCTTCATTGTCAACAAAGTGTGCCATGTTTTGGTTTTAGAAATccaaaaagattttttgggTAGTGCACGCAAAAGCTGTTAAGCCACCGGTGCGCATTAAGGAGTTGTCACGGAGgattattacattttgattcaaGGATTATATTTTGGATAAAATGGGGGAAAGTGAATGCAAACAgcacatttaaatatacatgAAGAGACAGACAGCAACAACGAAATCTCGATTCCCACCATGACGGTTTAGCTCACCAATAGCTAGTCAAACATGAACTCATGTTCATGTCGGTGATGCGTTTAACTGTGAAGAAAACCAAGTCACAgacaatacaggaagtcctcgatttacgaacgagttccgttcctacgctggcgacgtcacacgaatttccgcgcaagtcggatttcaccgttacaGTGGAAAATGACGGCGAAATACTTCCGTtccgggtattgtcccacgcaAGCTCAGCGTGTGTGGGCGCGGGCGTGTGCGTCGTTGTGTGAGTGAGACGAGACTGTGAAGAAGGAAGgcgtgcgcgccggtgcgagtgtgtacagtggcaagtgtcgtgacggcgaccggggaagagtagcgattagccgaggacccgttgacgtccAATGTGCAGAGGAGCGAATGAAGCCGTTCAAGCGGCAAATCGgcgcttcgtgcctttattgttgccgccacccggCTCGGCTGTGCAACGAGGGAAGGGAGTTCACCCCGAGGAAAGGTtaactaaaatacattcaaatacaaaaatacgaTGCTGTGCTTACCATtcctgctgagagtgtgaaaaaaggcaaagatactcccggcgaacaaacacagacaagcgcTATGcgctagctaagcagaaacacgatggtgctgggacaaaatggcggacgaggcacgccgtcggtcgagtgcgtcgtaactcgaggacttcctgtacagaGACAGAGACTGCTTTGGGACCATTCAGAAACCAAAGTGATCGTGAGTGCGTAAGTACAAACACTGAACGCAAAGTGGCGGAACTGCGACCTTAAAAGCGAGGTGATTTTTGGCAGAGCGTTTTAACATCGATATGGCTTAATGGACTTGCTGGAAGGTTAGTGCGAAGACCACGTGACTTGGTTGAAGGTTGACGGTTACTTACGCCCGGCTGTGTTGATGGCCGTTGGATTGCGCGCAGGTACTTCTGCGAACTTTGTCTGGACGACAGCCTGTACGCACGCACGTCCTGCAAGATGAAGACAGACAACATATTTTGGGGCGAGCGCTTCGACTTCAGCAGTCTGCCGTGCGTCGGCGCCATGACGCTGCACATCTACAAAGACACGGACAGGAAACGCAAGAAGGACAAGAGCAGCTACGTGGGCCTGGTCAACATCCCCATCGTCACGGTAACGGGCAGACAGCTGGTGGAGAAGTGGTACACAGTGAGCATGCCCAGCACCATCAGAGGTGAGTCTGCGTTCGCTCTTCATTTCTGCGTTTTAAGTGCGGATGACGAGCGCTCTCGTTTGATCTTGCCGCGTGCGGCGTCATTGAAAAATGCGGACTTGACTCTGTGGTTCGGTTGTGTCAGAACATGTTTTtatcccatatatatatatatatatatatatatatatatatatgtatatgtatatatgtttctTTTGGAATCGACACAGGGGCCAGTTTTCAGTTTTGATCAGCCATTTATTTTAAGTGATGtcaaaatgaaatgccattTGATTTTAGttagtgtttttgttattggtttgagtaaaaatccattttgttttgaatataaCAGTATTATCAGATGCGGCCTGAGTGACTGGGGTCAAGGGACCTTTGACCCATGGAAAAAATAGACAGTACATGCCGCAAATGCTGAGTGGCTTTAGAACGTGACGGCGTGTTGATGCGTTTGTGCGCTCGGGCCACCAGGGAAGTCGAGCGTGCCGACGGTGCGCGTGAAGGCGCGCTACCAGAGCGTGGTGATCCTGCCCATGGAGCAGTACAAAGAATTCGCAGAGTTCATCAGTGCCAACTACCTGCTGCTGTGCAACACGCTGGAAGGATCCATCGGCCTGCGAGCCAAAGAGGAAGTGGCGGCAGCGCTGGTTCACATCTTGCACAGCACCGGCAAGGCCAAGGTACGAGCTCGGCCGCCAGCCCCGCCTCCGGTCCCGGTGCCATCCTCGCCCCGCCGCGGTCTCGCTGGCGCAGATTGACGCTCCTTGTTTGCAGGACTTCTTGACGGACTTGATGATGTCAGAGGTGGACCGTTACCGTGACAATGATCAGCTGATCTTCAGAGAAAACACCCTGGCGACGAAAAGCATTGAGGAGTACTTGAAGCTAGTTGGACAGAAGTACCTGCAGGATGCGCTGGGTACGCcgcacacaacaacaaactaTAAAACACGACACAATGTACTACACGAGACTGGGTGTGCaagtgtgtttgcgtgtgtgtgtgtgtgtgtgtgttcaggcgAGTTCATCAAGGCTCTGTATGAGTCGGatgagaactgtgaggtggatgcgTCTCGCTGTGCCAACTCTGACCTCGCAGAGCATCAGGCCAACCTCAGAATGTGCTGTGAACTCGCTTTCTGCAAGATACTCGACTCCTACAGGtctcacacaaacagacacacatactgtacatagcgAACATAGACAAACACATAGACGCGCACACATACGTGCATGCACGTTATTACAGTCAACTAAGTGTGGGCGGTGGCGAGTCAGTCCGAGGCGACGctagtgtgcgtgtgcgaccCCTTCAGGGTGTTTCCTCGGGAGCTGAAGGAGGTTTTTGCGTCGTGGCGTCAGGAGTGCGGCAACCGCGGGAGGCCGGACATCAGCGAGCGTCTGATCAGCGCGTCGCTCTTCCTGCGCTTCCTGTGTCCGGCGGTGATGTCGCCATCGCTCTTCGATTTGACTCAAGGATACCCGGACGAACGCACGGCTCGCACGCTAACGCTGATCGCTAAAGTTATCCAGACCCTGGCCAACTTCAGCAAGTGAGTCTGTTCACCGCCCGACAACCAGTCGGATCCGACGCCTCAACGTGGGCGCGCGTCTGCCGCCTGTTTTCAGGTTCGGCACCAAAGAAGAGTACATGCTCTTCATGAACGACTTTGTGGAGCGCCAGTGGAGCAGCATGCAGCGATTCCTGCAGGAGATTTCCAACGCCGACGGACTCAACCACACCGGCGCCGGCTTCGACGGATACGTCGACCTCGGCCGCGAGCTCTCCAGCCTGCACACTTTGCTCACTGAGCTGGACCAGGTGATCGGCTCGACGCGGGCCAAACACTCAGACGGGTGACGCGCATGACACAGGTGACAGACAGACTCGCTATAGGGGACGTGCTTGACGCCGACCAAACTTTCAGTTAGGTAACACATGACACGTGACATTCCTGACCCAGGTGACACGCGTTACACATCAGAAACATTCCGTCAGGTCGAGGTTCAGGTCAAGGTCAAGGTGCTTtcattgtcaattcttcaatatgtgtaacattgaaattacggtactcaagggcctgcggtgctacaaagacaaataacatcaatataaaaagctaaatcaAATGATGGTATATCCAGTGGATCAAGTCTTCATTGACTGTGCAATATCAAAGAgcaggtgacgtgtgcaacatagtcaaggtcagagaaaaCCAAGGCCAATAAGTGGGTATGtattgatcagaatcagaatcagaatcatctttatttgccaagtatgtccaaaacacacaagaaatttgtctccgcaGTGCAGGCTCCGTAGCGCAAAGcgatgcagttggtcaagatgctctctatggtccctctgtagaatgagcacatgatgggggtcggggcTCTGCCTTTCCTCAGAAGTAGAGACGccggtgagctttcttggccagtggtGAGGTGTTGCTGGTGCAGTAGAGGTTCTCGGTGTCGTGGACTCCCAGGAACTCGGTGCTGCGCACGCTCTCCACCGCAGCAcagttgatgttcaggggagcatgctgggagtccacaacaatctccatGGTTTTTTCCACActtagggagagattgttgtccgtgcaccacccggccaggcggctcacctcactcctgtagtctgtctcgtaCCCATTGCTGATgtgacccaccacagttgtgtcgtctgctaacttgatgaagaggttggagctgtatgtcggtgtgcagtcataggtcagcagggcGAAGAGGAGCTCAACACAACCTTGAGGAGCCCCCGTGTTCAGAGTGCcggtgctggatgtgttgctgccggTCTCCccgtcagaaagtccagcagccagtcgCACATCGAAGTGTCTCCCCCGACAGCCACGGCCTCTGATTAGCACGGACGGTGATGGACTTAGTGATGGTGACGCGatccatgcacttgctgatgtTGGCAGTAACAGTGCCTCAAGGGACCCTTCTGGCCACACTCTGTTTCCTAATGGCTTGGGAGATCTGCCATTAGCATAGGTCGTAGTCGCcgaggtgggggaggggaagggccTTGTAGGCCCCTCTCAAGGGggtaaaaacattgtccagagtGTTATTTCCCTGTGTTGGAAACTCAATGTTTGAGTAGAGTTTAGCCTTGGGGTCAGCgttgttaaagtccccagctAGGATGAGGAAAGCATCTGGCTGGGCCGTCAGCTGTTCACTGATCTGATGGTATAGCTCATTTAGCGCCTCACTCCTGTTATTGCTAGAGTTTGGAGGAATACAGTGAATCCCCTCGCTAAATAAATGGGCCGGCACTTCAGAGCCATAAACTCCAGTAGCTGTGAGCAGTGTTGACTGACCAAGATGGCGTCCTGGCACCAGGCGTCAttgatgtaaacacacagtCCGCCGCCGCGAGTCTTGCCTCCCGCGAGAGTTCTGTCCGCTCGGTAGCATGCTAGCCGGTCGAGCTGAATGGCGCTGTCCGGAACGCTGGtgttaagccatgtttccacaaacacaaaaacacagcgcTCTCCCACCATCTCACGAGTAGAGCGGAGCAGTCGAATGTAATGCTTGATGTTCCGAGAGTGTACGTTGGGTAGTACGATGGAGGGAATAGCCAGCTTGTGTGGTTTAGCCGCTAGCCTAGCTCAGATACCTGCCGATGTCGTGTCGAGCACAAGCTTACGACTGTATCTGCGTCTTGGAACACGTAGACATGACGAAGACGGACTAAAACACGAAAGGGACAGAGAGCAGCCGCTGCGTATGCACGCGCCACCATCATTGTGGAACACGGGTGAGCGAGTTTGACATCTCCGTCTTTCAATCTGTCCTCAGTCGTGTCTGTCCAAGCTCAGTCCACTTCCGCGGATCTTACGAGACGTGTCGGCGGCTCTGGCTAACCCAGGGGGCGTGGCTTACCCCGGGAAAGCGTCGGCCTCCTCGCCCGAGCTTCAGCGTTTGGTGTCTCCGCCGCCGCCTCCGTCGCCACCCCTCTCGCCTCCTTTGGTGGCCTGCAATCCATCACTAGGCCAGCAGTGTGGCGTCGGACTGGATGGAGGGTTAGTCTCAGCACCTGTCATCATCTTCACAATGACCTTCCCCGCGAGAAGATCGTCTAGATATGCTGTAGTACCAACAGTAGGTATAGTGCTTACGTATAGTACTGAGGCACTTGTCAAGCACTCTTACTTCTTTGATGTCAGCTGTTTCACACATTCTTGGAATGCGTTGGCCTCTTTGCTTTCTAACCCGCCAGGACAACTTCGGTACCAGAATAACCTACACTAAAGAGTTCTTTAACAACTAACCCTAACTCACTAAATCACAAACTATTTGTTGCAGGCTGGTGGACTTCACCAGACTTCCATCGCCAACGCCTGAGAACAAAGATTTGTTCTTCGTCACAAAAGGTTCCAGCCTTCAGCCTGCATCAGGTGACGTTTTACCTTTGTTCTTTCAGTGACTGCGCCAACTCCGTCCTTGACCTCTGAACTTGCCCGTCACTTCCCACAGGCTTGCGCGGCTCTCCGGCCCCGAGCTCATCCTACTCGGAGCCCAATGACGATGCGGCGTTCGGGAGGGCGGCGGGGCAGGAAATGAGTGCCGAGGGGCGGAGCCTGTCCCTGGTGGACCTGCAGGACTCCTCCCCCGGCGACACGCTCGACGACAGCCAATGGCAGCGAAGGGCGGGGCTGCTGCCGCTGTCTTTCCAGAATCCCGTCTATCAAATGTCGTCGCGGCAACCGCATCGGGCCGAGGTCACGCCCCCCGACAGCCTGGGCGGAGACGAGCGCAACTCGGCTGGCGCCGCCGCGCCCAGACCCGCCTTCCTCACCCAGATGCAAGTGGGCGTTGCCGGGGGTGTGGCCGGCGAGCGAGGAGAGCGTCTGTCGGCCGTgtccagcagcagcagtggAGAAGAACAAAACAGAAGAGCATTCTCAGAAAATGTCACAAgtaactcttttttttcattcttcacGTCTGCCTGATGATGTTATCTTACATAGAAATACGGTACATACCTCAACGCCATATTGAACGCTGAATCGTACATCCGCGTTGCCGCCATacgagtgcgtgtgtgtttattatagcagtgttacacacatttgctgtaaaCACATGTGAAAAATACACACTCCACGTTGCTTTGGTGCTTACCGATATCctcaacatactgtataggCATCGTAATCAGAGGTGCACAAAAGTGCTGCACGTGCTTGTCACTGTGGATTTGCATAGAAACATTTTGTTGTAGTACAGAGCAGGGATATGCGGTATTTACAGCGCAGACAGCCGGCGTGGCTGGCACGCTGCCGGCCAGAGTGCCACACCTTCCGGGGCTTCTTAACTTCATGATCACTTGCAATTTTCACTTTCTTTGAGGGATAAgttacagcaaaaaaacaaagaggtgAAATGGACGGCACTTATATCGCGCTTTAGCtacaccacaggtgtcaaactcaaggcccgggggccagaccCGCCCCGCCAAGggaaaatcatgtgtgtcaacttccatgattcttgttataATCTGTACCAAactttcaaattgtcatatatcataaatgagaatgttgagatatttgtaagcatttttgtgttaccaaaacCCATTACCcctgatttctgattccaaaactagttcatacaTTTCGTGTGCAAAtctgatgaggcgattaaagatTGGTattgtttcacagtcataacggccctctgagggaaaccgtaactgcaatgtggcccgcgacaaaaatgagtttgacacccctgatcccCACCATCACAGTGGCCagagcgctttacaaagcctcacattcacccatacattcatacaccaatgggcggctgctacCATGCGCACTGGGAGCAAATcagggttcagtatcttgcccaaggacacttcgacatgcagacagcCGTAGCCGGGGTTCAAACCAGCTACCCTTCGGTCAccggacgacccgctctacctactgatccGCAGCCGAGTGAATGATGTGAAGCCAATGCGATGGAACGCTTAAGTGAGCGTGCTGCACGGATTCCAACACTGTTTGCCAACTGAAGCGATATTTGTCCAAATATTTTGGATGGTAAACACGGCCGTGAGAGCCTTCACTTTGTGCACTTGTCGCTTTATGAATTTCAATCTCCGGTGTATGTATTTcagccacatccaatatggcggacgctGCGACGTATGGCAGCAGTAAGCCGAGCCGGGAGATGTGGCGTCTGTCTACATGTCTATGATATCACTGACTCCTCCCCCAAGGTGGCGCTGCCCCCCCTCGTCAGAACTGTACGGGTCCTCAGCGCCGCATCGACCAACCTCCGCCGCCCTCGTCGGCGCCCCCCCCAGGCCCGCCACGGGGTCGCACGCCGCCCGGCATGCTCCCACCTCGCCCCGCCTCCGGAAGCATGATGTCGTCTAGTCCCGACTGGCCGACCGGCGGACCCTCGAGACTGCGCCAGGCCTCGTCCTCGTCCAAAGGCGACAGTCCTGAAAAACTGCGGCCCGCCAACAAGGTTGACATGCTAACCGTGGCAACTTGTACAGGCTGTACGCTAAGTGGTGACACcgtcatgtgtgtgcgtgtgtgtatgcgtgtgcataTCCAGGCGCCATCTCCGTGTGCCCTGGATCGCACGGCCGCCTGGCTTCTCAACATGAATTCCACATCCACCTACGCCGAGGCGGAAGATGATCAACATGACGACGCCCTCATCGACAAGGTAACTGGTAACACCCCCTCATCCTGCTCCTGGGCCCGTAGCTGACGCACACctgatggatgtgtgtgtgttttggcgtGCAGTACCAGCAGGACATCGCGTTATTGCAGGAGAAACTCCGTGTGGCAGCTTTGCGCCAGGAGGAGTGCGAGGCCCACCTCCTAGTTCAGGACCAGCAGAACCAGCGCTTGCTGCAGGAGTACCAGGTGTGTGCGACCCATCACTTGTCAGTCAGCGTCGATGGGacgtagggctgcacgattatggagCAAAAAAAGAATCAATATATTATTTTGGTCAATaatgtaatcacgattattaatcacaattgttcctctctctcgctctcgtacagtgcagacgcttttttgctcgctctgcttgcttcgcttGTTTACATTTCTTCTTGCCGATAAGCtcgtttttcttctaaaaaattagaagcagcgactcctggatatttttaaacctgtgggactgtacttttttggTAGATAGTCAGCcgtattccaatattttctgataccgtctcaccattacgtgagcgtggcctgctaattagcacaaccgtgctattagcaacaagaccagcaatccagatgcctcccttttccactgaggactatcacggactgctgcagaggatgtcaatcctggaaacgaaaatccaccgccttgaagtgtatgtggatgtaaatggagagtcgggaatgaaaccactctaccgatgtctcaaaatggtgagcgcaggtgtgctaacagacagccattaAGCccaacaaagaggacggatgtggactgtggaaactgtaatggaccatccagtagttctccctggaatttactggtagcaaagcccaaagatatgggacgacatctaaaagggaggacgcaacaccagcagattacagaGGAATCCGGCTGCTTCAGCCCCgagtgagcggccgtggacggtcgctacagcgaagggcaagaaaaaaggactcgagtcaatgcaaaagattgacatcagacttacaaatagatttgcgccacttttacaagaccctggccaagaatgctcatcccccaccaccactgaaaggtatgaaactaaatcataccccaaaaaaaatggcaccccaaacattGATAGTTgttgatggagctgtcaaggatgtgaaacgtttttgcagtgagaagaacaccaaattACTGTGtgttaccaatgacatggtctctgatatctctaaaacaaatcctggagatcactaatcagcacccaactgtgaaagctgtcattat contains:
- the dab2ipa gene encoding disabled homolog 2-interacting protein isoform X6 produces the protein MEIRCVMRRLRCASQESVLGAGGVASLELKMDQSVIIKPVHSSLLGQDYCFEVTTSTGTKCFSCRSAAERDKWMENLRRAVQPNKDNSRRVENLLTLWVIEAKDLPAKKRYFCELCLDDSLYARTSCKMKTDNIFWGERFDFSSLPCVGAMTLHIYKDTDRKRKKDKSSYVGLVNIPIVTVTGRQLVEKWYTVSMPSTIRGKSSVPTVRVKARYQSVVILPMEQYKEFAEFISANYLLLCNTLEGSIGLRAKEEVAAALVHILHSTGKAKDFLTDLMMSEVDRYRDNDQLIFRENTLATKSIEEYLKLVGQKYLQDALGTPHTTTNYKTRHNVLHETGCASVFACVCVCVCSGEFIKALYESDENCEVDASRCANSDLAEHQANLRMCCELAFCKILDSYRVFPRELKEVFASWRQECGNRGRPDISERLISASLFLRFLCPAVMSPSLFDLTQGYPDERTARTLTLIAKVIQTLANFSKFGTKEEYMLFMNDFVERQWSSMQRFLQEISNADGLNHTGAGFDGYVDLGRELSSLHTLLTELDQSCLSKLSPLPRILRDVSAALANPGGVAYPGKASASSPELQRLVSPPPPPSPPLSPPLVACNPSLGQQCGVGLDGGLVDFTRLPSPTPENKDLFFVTKGSSLQPASGLRGSPAPSSSYSEPNDDAAFGRAAGQEMSAEGRSLSLVDLQDSSPGDTLDDSQWQRRAGLLPLSFQNPVYQMSSRQPHRAEVTPPDSLGGDERNSAGAAAPRPAFLTQMQVGVAGGVAGERGERLSAVSSSSSGEEQNRRAFSENVTSGAAPPRQNCTGPQRRIDQPPPPSSAPPPGPPRGRTPPGMLPPRPASGSMMSSSPDWPTGGPSRLRQASSSSKGDSPEKLRPANKAPSPCALDRTAAWLLNMNSTSTYAEAEDDQHDDALIDKYQQDIALLQEKLRVAALRQEECEAHLLVQDQQNQRLLQEYQARLEDTESRLRRLQDDKDLQMNSIISRLMAVEEELKKDHSEMQAVVDSKQKIIEAQEKRIANLDATNTRLMAALAQLKERYGVTSQRNGLSPSNTSSLQITENGEFRN
- the dab2ipa gene encoding disabled homolog 2-interacting protein isoform X1, with amino-acid sequence MEMLVQHLSRCQHLGWMNVIELKSASIHWLSCGQRAEPDTWTRMLGILSDTRLLLLGNLEAHPFLVSERAESCSVWLLKYRLHVTSSNSNSAHKEHPESVRPLSPLASAALDTPTTKVTAFLSSRLKRSLRRSRSHPKVFHQSGVNMHERRCVMRRLRCASQESVLGAGGVASLELKMDQSVIIKPVHSSLLGQDYCFEVTTSTGTKCFSCRSAAERDKWMENLRRAVQPNKDNSRRVENLLTLWVIEAKDLPAKKRYFCELCLDDSLYARTSCKMKTDNIFWGERFDFSSLPCVGAMTLHIYKDTDRKRKKDKSSYVGLVNIPIVTVTGRQLVEKWYTVSMPSTIRGKSSVPTVRVKARYQSVVILPMEQYKEFAEFISANYLLLCNTLEGSIGLRAKEEVAAALVHILHSTGKAKDFLTDLMMSEVDRYRDNDQLIFRENTLATKSIEEYLKLVGQKYLQDALGTPHTTTNYKTRHNVLHETGCASVFACVCVCVCSGEFIKALYESDENCEVDASRCANSDLAEHQANLRMCCELAFCKILDSYRVFPRELKEVFASWRQECGNRGRPDISERLISASLFLRFLCPAVMSPSLFDLTQGYPDERTARTLTLIAKVIQTLANFSKFGTKEEYMLFMNDFVERQWSSMQRFLQEISNADGLNHTGAGFDGYVDLGRELSSLHTLLTELDQSCLSKLSPLPRILRDVSAALANPGGVAYPGKASASSPELQRLVSPPPPPSPPLSPPLVACNPSLGQQCGVGLDGGLVDFTRLPSPTPENKDLFFVTKGSSLQPASGLRGSPAPSSSYSEPNDDAAFGRAAGQEMSAEGRSLSLVDLQDSSPGDTLDDSQWQRRAGLLPLSFQNPVYQMSSRQPHRAEVTPPDSLGGDERNSAGAAAPRPAFLTQMQVGVAGGVAGERGERLSAVSSSSSGEEQNRRAFSENVTSGAAPPRQNCTGPQRRIDQPPPPSSAPPPGPPRGRTPPGMLPPRPASGSMMSSSPDWPTGGPSRLRQASSSSKGDSPEKLRPANKAPSPCALDRTAAWLLNMNSTSTYAEAEDDQHDDALIDKYQQDIALLQEKLRVAALRQEECEAHLLVQDQQNQRLLQEYQARLEDTESRLRRLQDDKDLQMNSIISRLMAVEEELKKDHSEMQAVVDSKQKIIEAQEKRIANLDATNTRLMAALAQLKERYGVTSQRNGLSPSNTSSLQITENGEFRN